In Meleagris gallopavo isolate NT-WF06-2002-E0010 breed Aviagen turkey brand Nicholas breeding stock chromosome 2, Turkey_5.1, whole genome shotgun sequence, the following are encoded in one genomic region:
- the BATF3 gene encoding basic leucine zipper transcriptional factor ATF-like 3, producing MSHVFRGQECAGSHEEDDKKVRRREKNRVAAQRSRKKQTQKADKLHEEYESLEQENTSLKKEIGKLTDEMKHLSEVLKDHEKICPLLHCTMNFVTVPRPDALSSCLPR from the exons ATGTCGCACGTGTTCCGCGGCCAGGAGTGCGCGGG GAGCCACGAAGAAGATGATAAGAAGGtaaggaggagagagaagaacCGAGTTGCTGCACAGAGAAGTCGGAAGAAGCAAACGCAGAAAGCAGATAAACTTCACGAG GAATATGAATCTCTTGAGCAAGAAAATACCTccctgaaaaaagaaattggaaagcTAACAGATGAAATGAAACACTTGAGTGAAGTTTTGAAGGATCACGAAAAGATCTGTCCACTATTGCACTGCACCATGAACTTTGTGACCGTACCAAGACCTGATGCACTCAGCAGCTGCCTGCCCAGATGA